Within Trichoderma atroviride chromosome 2, complete sequence, the genomic segment CTCTCTCCATAAGCCTCGGTAACCCTCTTTTCTGACCACAAATCTCAATGAGAATAGGGATGCAAGCAAAATGAACCGAGGAGCAGTGGAGACGTTTTCTAAGGTGAATTAGGGGAGGATACATTTCGAGATCCGCATCACCGCTATCCGCCTTACTTTTAGCGTGTGGCGCGAGTCGAGAGCTGAACAAGCTCTCCGCTTTGCTTTTGGTATATAGGTATATGTATATCCATATTCATCGATGCCAACTATTAAACAGCTTCTAGTCGTCATAAAATTCGTCTATTTTTGTCGTCTAGTGTACGATAGTTTTACAGTGCCTTTCTTCAACATGAGCATCACTCACCTCATTCTCGTTGCTTTCAAGcccgaagccgaagccgaggCCGTCAGAAAGGTTCGAAATTTGGCAAAAATCACCAACCAGCGCCCCCCTCTGGAGAGAAATATTCTTGAAAGTATGAACAAGATTAAATGCTAATTGAGAAACTCTCTTCAGGTCTGCTCAGGCGTTCTGGCTCTCAAAGACAACTGCCTCACTGCAGACACTAAAACTCCCTACATCAAGTCTATAACTGGTGGAATCAACAGCTCTCCCGAGGGATTCACTGTGCGTTTTAAAATCTTTGTATAACAtaatagagagagagaaagctaACAGACTCAATTGCATCCAAAGAATGGTTATACTTATGCTTTTGTTGTCGAATTCAACTCTACCGAGGATAGAGACTACTACGTCAAGCAGGACACTGCTCACCGAAGCTTGGTGGACGGCGCGCTGCCTTATATCCAGCAGCTTTGCATTGTGGATTACACGCCTGGCGTGTTCTAGTTTGCGAGAGTAGCGATAGAATCATAATTGAGTTGAAATTCTGCGGAAAGAGACTTTCGTTTCCAGTCAATCAAATACTGTAACTGATTAGGGACGAAACATGCACTTGTACCGTTGAGATCCAACATCTCGGCTCTTCCAATAGAGACACAGAGGCAGGCCCAAAGTTGTCACAGATGCAATTCTAGGTCTTGGAGAGAATGTTTATTAGAAAACAGTGTGATTATACATGAAATTCATATGTCCTTGACAAAATTATGTCCTCGCTctaaaaaacaaaatgcGTACAGAAATGTTACAAATCCCTTGTTTGTTCAAAATATCAACACAAGAAAACGCCCGCCTGCTCTTTCTACCCTGGTATTTATATTGTCTTTTTCCACATTAAACCCCGTCATGAactgtccttttttttttctcgcttcGATTATGATTTAGTTGTCTAGCCAGTCGAGAAAGTTGGGGGTGAAATAGCTGATGACAATGGTTGCGCCAGCTCGGAGGATGCTCTCTGTTGACTCAAAAGCCATCGTCTTAAGATCAAAGACACCggctttggcagcggcgTGAATCATAGAGTACTCGCCACTGACTTGGTAGGCAGCGATGGGCAGGTCCTTGCCCAGCTCCTTGGCATCGCTGATAACGTCGAGATACTGACCGGCGGGCTTCACCATGATGATGTCGGCGCCCTCGTTCATATCACGAATGATGGCTCGGCGAGCAAGGCCGCGGCCTCCGGGGGGAAGCTGGTAGCATCGGCGGTCACCAAAGGACGGGGCGGAGCCGGCTGCGTCTCGGAAGGGTCCGTACAGACAGCCAGAGAACTTGGCAGAGTACGACATGAGCAGGGTCTTGTGAGCAATCCCCTCCTCGATCAACTTGAGCTTGATAGCACGGATACGGCCATCATTCATGTCAGAAGGCGCAACGCAGTGTGCTCCAGCCTTGGCATAGGCAAGGGCAACATCGGAAATGCGATCAACGGACATTTGGTTGTTCAGGCTGCTGTCGTCCCGCAGGATACCGCAGTGGCCGTGCGAAGTATACTCGCAGAGGCAGACATCGGcgcagatgaagagctgaGGGAAACGGCGAAGGATGAGTTGAATGGCCTGGATAACAGGGCCCTCGGGATCGTCAGCTGAGCTGCCCAGAATGTCCTTGGAGCCGGGCTTCTGGGGAACACCAAACAGCATGACGGATCGCAGGCCCTTGTGGACAAGAGGCTCGAGGAAGGCCGTCAGCCTGTCGATGCTGACCTGGTACTGGCCAGGAAGAGAGGGCACATGGATCATGTCATCTTCGCCATCAGTGACAAAGATGGGGTAAATGAGCATAGACTGCAGCGTTACACAGTCAGTAACAGTCAAGGGCAGAGCCAGCATTCAGCATATAAGCGTACCTTTGTCAGCTGGCGTTCGGCCTGCCAGGACCGGGCCAGAGGGTGGAAGTATCCTCCATGCAGCTGGCTTCCAATGTCTCCGGAGATGCTCACGCTGGTGGCGGCCGTGCTGGCGTATCCAGACATGGTGCGAGAGACATGCGATGCGCGGTCGTCGAAAGTCGAGACTGACGGGGTAGGGCCCGGGCGGCGAGGGGCGTTGGGGTCTCGAAGACTGAGTtcctggacgaggctggagaaggacaTGATGGGCGATGGAATTGGCGTCAATTGAACGGCCGGGTGTCCTGTCTTTTTGAGGGGAAAAGTGGCGGGTCGTGATGGCTAGCGGTGGGACCCGGAGAAGTTCGAAATTCGAATTGCGTTAACggcaaaagaaaatagatGCGAGTCTGCAAAACCCCAATGGAGGGATGAAAGGTTCTTGTTTGAGGCAATATCGACAATTCCCAGTGTATATAGAAACGGAGGAAAACTCCAGCACAAAAGCCACAAGCCAAgattgttgaagatggacaaaagagaaagacaGTTAAGAGACGAGGCGAAAAGGCGCAAGTCGAAAAAAGTTTTGGGGGATGTAGTCAGACTTTTGTCGTGTGCAGCGGCGTGCTCCGCGGAGAGAACCAGAAAAACTTCTGGAACAGCCTCGGATGGCGCGCCAATCAGCGAGGGGCGTTTTACAATTACCTGCGCCGAGGCCGTTTTAGCGCTGCTTGTTAGTACCTGCTTAGGGGCTTACCGCTGCAATGGGGGGCTGTCCCGCAGGAGTCGATTGCATCTCACAGAAGGATCTGCCGCTGGCCAGTAATTGTCATCTATTGATGCCAAATTACCTCTCTAGGATTCCAGCACAGCGAATCCTGCAGTTCCTGAATACTTGCACGCACTCTGATAGTACACGCAAAACCGGCAGAATCCAAAACGCACGCAAAACACTCCAATCCCTCCCTCCAACTCCAGCGCTCCATAATAGCGCGCCGCCCTTGACGCACTGAAACTTCTTACCGGCACGCCGGTCTCTGCACAATCCCAGGGTCCTCCGGTTGCCGGTGCTTTCAATTCCCCCACCAAGACTACGGGAATACTCGTAGCCAAAAGGCCAGCGGGCGTCATCCCAGTCCCAGCCGGGCTCAGCTGCCGGGATTCGCTCGGGAAGCTGCTCTTCGCCATCCGCCGAGGAATCCCAGTGCcgctcagcttcagcgccAAGGGTATTTGCTGCAGCACGTACATAATACGGCGTATCTAGCGGCCCGCCGGACGATTCATCGTCGTCACTCCCGCGGGTGGCCAGTCCTAAACAGGGCAAAACAGCATGGAATATTAAACAACACAAATACTAGTACCATGTATGTTGTAATAATAGGTACATGTGATCCAAATAGGACGGGCAGCTGCTAAGCAATGGAGTAATTGCTCGGCGTCTCCTCCCCTTCGGTTCATCTGCCCTCAATACGCTCTGCACCCTGCTCTTCACTCCCGCAGCCTAGGCAATTCCTCGCTCCACATTTAGAAGCCTAGGCTCGCTTTCCGGTGGGTTATGAGTTTTGCTGGGAAAAATCATACCATGTGCTCTGGCACGAGACGATGAGTAATTCGCTGCGAGGCCAATCAAAGGCACGGGCGTATTACTCGCACATATACGTTACATACGCTAGGTATTTGCGATGCAATTGCTGGTCTCAAGCGTATTACCAAGTATTCGTCTTCGTATAGATACGCCTTATCTGATGCCCGGCAATCTACAGCATAGTATATCGCTACAAAGAACAGAACAGTAATACTCGTTTTTGTTTCAGATGCTCATAACAGTAGAGGATGTAGTAATACATTATAACGTCTATCTGTGCGCCATACACAAAGATGCATGGATGTTCACAGCCTGGTCAAGCCGTCCGGTGGAAAGGCCATGTTCAGGttcacctttttttgttggtttCGCCGCCCTCGTTCCTCCCTTGGATCTCCCTTGGATCCATCTCCCTTAAATCTCCATTGGGTCCTCTTATAATCCTCGCAGGACAGTGTTATCTCGTTGGTCCATAGGAATATACCTCTCCTTGAGAATCTCTGCCGTTGTCCGTGTCTCTTTCGAAGGCTTCTCGTATCGTTGTCTCAGAGCCTGTTGCACAGGGCTCAGCCGTGGCTTCGCCTTGTCGCCCGCCATCTCTTCCACCTGCGCCTCAGCCAGGCCAACAGCCGTCTTGGCCCTGCCCACAacctcctttgccttttcccgACCCTTCTCCAGGGTCGTGCTGACAATGTCCTTGGCCTCCGCTGCGGTCTCCTCAATGAACTTTTTactcctcagcctcgcgtCCAGAGCCCTGTTCTCGGCATTCATCTCAATGATCTCTGCTGTTTCCTTGACCTGACCGAAAGCTCCTCTTGTAGCAGCGGCAATCTCGCCACCGGCCTTGTTCTGCTGCGTCCTCTTGACAGGCTCGAGAGAGCGCCTTGCCTTTAGCACCTCCTCCACAGACTGGCCCGTTGCCTTTGCGTATAGGTATGCAATCCTGCTCTCCAAGCCCTCCCGCACCTCGTCCCAGTCCGTGTGCTGCGCCCAGCGCACGGCGTTTTCAACCTCCGAGTTCCATCGGTTCTTGGCGACCTCGAcggcagcttctcgctgCGCGGCGGCGACTTCGGATCGGGTGGGGGGAAGCGGCTGCGGGATCGGGTCGATGAGATGCTGGATCATGAGCGTCTGGGCGCGAATCGATCTGCTTTGGGTTTCGCGATTGCGCTGGTGCGCGAGGACGGAGAGGTAGGCGAGCGAAAGGGTGAGCGTCACGCCACCGGTCTAGATTAGAAGTTGCTGTCAGCCTTTTGCATCGTAGAATTGAGCCGTGAAAAGAAATGCCCAGAGTGTAGAGACAAAACTTACAAAGCCGGTTGCGAAGCCCatgttggcaaagatgggaaaCTACACGCTTTGTTGTAGAAGGAGAGAGATATTATTTCCCGGGAGGTGATTTCCGATCCAAGGCTATTAGCTTTCCGTTAAAAGAGCCCCCCCCTATGCGCAGCTTCGCATACTGCAATTGAGCTTCCGCACAATTcccagcagaagcaaaaactGCGTAGCTTAACCCAGGGCCAAAACTGATtgaattaatttttttttttctgttgaAAAAGAGTGACGATGTTGGAAAAAGCTCTTGACGTAGCTCCGGCTGGCAGTTCCAAAAATGGCCCGAGATTCGCCGCCACCAAAAATTCACACTACCGCAGAAAAAATTACAGCCAACCAGATGGCAGCCCGCCACGAAAGGCTTCAAACCTGCAGCGAGACATTCCAAAGCCTTGTCCAGCACAGCAACAGTGCCTACAACCCGAAAAGAACAgccaaagaaagaataaCGGCTATTTGTTTAATCGAATAACCCTTTCAACGCCAGAACCCTCAATTGCTACATCAGACATCAGACTTCTGCCATGGCGGGTGGTCTCGTCAAGTACCGGCATTTGAGCCGCAAATCGTCCGCCAGACAAGCTCTGCTGCGCGGCCTCGTCACGCAGCTCGTCCAATATGAACACATCCAGACCACATacgcaaaggccaaggagacgCAGCGCCTGGCGGACAAGCTAATAACGCTGGCCAAGAGGAACAATGAGCCGTGCAGGAGATCAGCGCAGGGTATTCTTTATGTCAGTTCAAAATGTCCTTGAGGCCTGCATTACTTTAAGAAAACAATTTAGCTAATAAATGGATATTTGTATAGACCCCCGATAGGCTCCTACCCAAGCTCTTTGGCGAACTCCGAAGTCGATACCTGGCCCGCGAAGGCGGCTACACGCGCGTCGTCCGCACCGAGTCCAAGAACACATACGACCAGGGCGAGAGCGCAATCCTCGAATTCGTCGACGGCAAGAAGGACTCGCGCTTCATGATGACGGCCAAGACGCTCGCGCGGGACCGCCTGCTGGGACGGCAGTCGACGCCGGTTACTCTTCAAAACGTGAAGAAGGTGACCAAGTTCCGGGACGAGCAtgagctggaggagatggTGCAGAAGTTTATGATCTTGAGCACCGAGGGCGAGAGTGCGCTGGAGTCAAGCCCCCAGGAGGATGAGAGTGTTGAGTCAGCCAAGTTTGCTGAGAAGGagggtgctgctgcggaggCCATGGCGGGAGATATTGTGCCTAAAAGCGTAAAGTCTGGCAAGCCGGTTGAGGAAGCAAAGAGGTGAGAATGATTGTATGATGAGGTATGAAAAAATGATGGATCAAAACACCATGGAGAGAAGACAGGGGGGGAAAGTGAAACTATCTAGAATTTCCGGTGCGGTCTTCCGTTGAGCAATAGATGCACCATGTACAACAcagcatatatatatataaatatccATTTTATGTCTACCAATGATGGAATGTCTGCCTAATATATACTAGAGATCCAATACGCCGAATTTTGTGATATTACGCCGGCCACTTCCATCATGCTTGCGCCCGAAAAGCGTATTCTACACAAAATCAAAGGTATCACCACGATCCTGAATCATCTTCCCTACTCTCTTCGACCCTGCCACCCTCTCCAACTTCATCACATCGTATTTCGAAAATATCGCCCGCACAGTCCCCTGCCCAGGCTCAATCTTCATGTCCTTCTCGCTCTTGGCCAGGTACCCGCCCGCAATCTCCTTATAGAAGATGGGATTGTCCGGCAGCCCGTAGAAGACGACTCTCTGCACCCCGCTGAACTGATACCGTCGGAAGTGGTGTGCTCTTTCGGTGTAGAGCAAGACCTTGTGTCGGCCGGTTAAGAAGTGGGATCGAGCTCGGGAAGCTTCTCGAACTTCCGTGTACTCGGATATCACGCCAAAGGTGAGGCTGAAGACTTCGTCGGCGGTAGCGAAATAGTTCCTCACGCGAACAAAGTCAAGATACGAGGGGATGAATATGAGGGTCCCGCTAGTATCTTTGGATCGCTTCACCAGAGAAGGAATAATGGTAGAAGTGAAGTATTCGAATCTGGCTTCGGGATCCTTTTCCACGGTGTTTGATTGAAATCGAGCAAACGTCTGCTTGATCTTGACACCCAGTTGTCCAAGAACGCCAGGGTACTCCGGCTGGAGTCGAACTCTTCCAGCCCAGTTATGGCAGTATACTCTTTGCAGCTCTGCCAACTCGGGGGTGTTGAAGGCAGATAGAATCACCGTCTGCCTGTAGTATTTTGCCTCGTCTTCCAGATACCAATTGCGGACGCGGCTGAAATCACAGTCATGCGCATCCTTGGGCTGAAGGTTGAGGTGCTCAAAGATGTGCTCAACGTGCTCCCAGTTCTGCATCAACAGAGCATCTGCCTGGTCCATGACAACCATCTCAATGGAACTGAGAAAGTCAAAatcgggcttcttcttctcctcctcggacCCCATAGCCATACGCAGGCCAAGAGGACTAGCGAAAAGGATATCAGAGCTATAGAACTGCGCAAAATACTTGATCGTCTTGCGTGTAAACTTGATGCCGATGCGGAACATGTCGTCGTCATTACCACCAAACAGCTCCTTGAAATCGGCAGGCCGATCAGCACCAAAGGCTTCGTCGCTCTCAGCGTAAGATTCATTGAAACGCTTAAAATTCTCTTGTTGGTCTGGTTCAATCAAGTCCTGGATCACCTTCATAATCTGGGCGCATGAGTTCCGGGTTGGTAGAAGAAACAGGACCTTGGGTCTTGTGAAGCCTTGGTCTCGGAGTTCAAGTTccgcatcatcgccagccttTGAAAGTTTATAGTTGTTCTTGATTACTCTGTCTCGAGTCCTGTAATGATAATTAGCATAATAGTCTCTCAGATTCGCCAGGTTTAATCCTACTTGAAGATGTGGTTCAGCGCATGGAGGCAGACTGTCTGTCGCATTTTGTGAGAGTTCTCCACAGACCGGTCGCAATACAAGATGTCCTTGTAACCGAATAATAAAGGTGCAAGTGCCTTTTGGGCTGTATCCAGAttgctcatcttctcctttgctgTTTCTCGCAGCTTCTGCTTAAGTTTCAGCCCACCAAGTCCCGATATTGGCTGAGGAATGGGATCAGTGCTGTTGGTATCAGGAGAGACCACAACTGCTCTCCAAGGCTGTATCATAGCCCGACTTGTAGCCCAttctcccttcttcgccgctgTTACCGCTGGCGCACTTATTTGTTGGTCTGGATTGGCGAAATGGGCGTCAAACGGATCCGTGGCATCAATCTCGTCGTCTGAGTCgtctgcagcatcttcaacgcctccagtctggtcttcttctcctcccccctcttcctcgtcagcTTCGTCAATATCCTCTCGCTTGGAATTCgattcttcctcctcctcgtcttctgaCTGCTCCTGCGCggggcttgggcttgggctccGGCTTGAGGGTTCGGCGTGTGAAATCTTTCTCCGTTTGGCGCTCGGCGCACTTGATGCGCTCGAATCGTGGAATTTCTGCATCAGTGCCATGTATGGGCGTGCGGTAGCCTGctgctcgtcgtcatctGAGGCTACATCGTTGAGCGCCCCGTATTCCACGTCTGAGGCGTCTGATCCAGATCCGCTCTCACTATAGCCAATGGGAAAAAAGTCTTGTCAGTTACACATGTAGACAAACCAATGATTCAGGTATTAGGCTGAGAATGAATGACAtactcctcttcttcgccatttTCAGCCAGCCGAGCACCATCAAATTTTCTGTCTGGGCCCCATCGACTGAACTgcttgcctctgcctcctctgcctctgcctcttgctCCACCTCTTGATCCGCGACCTCTGAAACTTCCACCTCTTGGGCCACCTCTGGAGCCACCTCTTGAGCCGCGGCCTCTAAAGTTTCCGCCTCCTCTTGGGCCTGCCATGGCAAAGAATCGCAAAGAATCAAAATTGACTGCAAAAGCCAATGCACAAACGCTCTCTCAAGGAAGCGAACGACACCACAAGGCAAGgtagggaaaaaaggaaaaaagttGGATTGAAGCTATCAGCCTTGCATGAAATTATGGGCCTTCTTCACCAGCCACACTATGGTGGGGTAAAACTGCGTCTGCGCCACGCAGCCTTATCGCAAAGCAGCGCATTGCCAATTTTAGTGCGCACAACCCCAGCACCGCCCGCCAAAACCGTAAATCACAAAATCGGCGAAATTTAGAGGACCATCGTAGAGGtgtgaaaaaaagagacgaaagAACACCACGCCAAAACTTCCAAGCCGGAgccactcttttttttccttccccccttccccttccccCCCACTCTTCGATCTTTTTACATCCTAGAagtcgaaaaagaaaaactagTCCTTCGACATCTCTTTACGTTGTCGagacattttttttcttttcgcccAGTATGGCTGCCGCAACGGAACGGTTTTTGCACCTCGCTCGCCCGCTGGCTCACACCAACGTCGGGCTCCAGACGAACATTGCCCCGCTCTCTGTCCAGATCCAACCCCAGGTATATATGATCCTGCCACGATAATAGAGCGTCTGCGGAAGAGGTCTTTTAGTGTGGAGGAAtgcaaaagggaaaagagaaagagattgAGAGGGGAGGGCGAAAgcggagagaaagagaaaggttTAAAAACTATGTTCAATGGCTGACACATTGCTCTTCCGGCTTCTAGGCtgtcctctccatcctcgaccATGCCGTCCGACGCGACATCCGTGAAAACTCCCAGTCCACGCGGGTCATTGGCGCCCTGGTAGGCACCCGCTCCGAAGATGGCACCGAGGTCGAGGTGCGGTCGTGCTTCGCCATCCCCCacaccgaggaggaggaccaGGTCGAGGTCGACGTCGAGTACCAGAAGAACATGCTGGCCCTGGTGCTCAAAGCCGCGCCCCGCGAGTCGCTGCTGGGCTGGTACACCACCTCGCACGAGCTCAACAGCTTCAGCGCCCTGATCCAGAACTTCTTCGCCGCCCCGGACACCGGCACCTTCCCCCACCCCGCCATCCACCTCACCATCTCCACAGAGCCCGGCCAGGACATCGAGACGAGATGCTATATCAGCGCTCCCGTCGCCGTCAACGCCGAGCGAGCTGCCGAGAGCTGCCTCTTCATCCAGGTCCCCCACAAGATGCTCTATGGAGACGCCGACAAGAGCGCCCTCGAGGCCGTCGCCAGCGCCCGCGACGTCGAGTCACGGAACGTTCCCCTGGTATCAGACATTGAGAGCCTGGGCCGATCCATCGAGCAGACCATCAGCCTTCTCGACCGCGTCAGCGAATGGGCTAACGGCGTATtagatgaggacgaggagccTAACAACGCCCTTGCCCAGTACC encodes:
- a CDS encoding uncharacterized protein (EggNog:ENOG41), with amino-acid sequence MPTIKQLLVVIKFVYFCRLVYDSFTVPFFNMSITHLILVAFKPEAEAEAVRKVCSGVLALKDNCLTADTKTPYIKSITGGINSSPEGFTNGYTYAFVVEFNSTEDRDYYVKQDTAHRSLVDGALPYIQQLCIVDYTPGVF
- a CDS encoding uncharacterized protein (SECRETED:SignalP(1-24)); the encoded protein is MGFATGFTGGVTLTLSLAYLSVLAHQRNRETQSRSIRAQTLMIQHLIDPIPQPLPPTRSEVAAAQREAAVEVAKNRWNSEVENAVRWAQHTDWDEVREGLESRIAYLYAKATGQSVEEVLKARRSLEPVKRTQQNKAGGEIAAATRGAFGQVKETAEIIEMNAENRALDARLRSKKFIEETAAEAKDIVSTTLEKGREKAKEVVGRAKTAVGLAEAQVEEMAGDKAKPRLSPVQQALRQRYEKPSKETRTTAEILKERYIPMDQRDNTVLRGL
- a CDS encoding uncharacterized protein (BUSCO:EOG092D1OVL), which produces MAGPRGGGNFRGRGSRGGSRGGPRGGSFRGRGSRGGARGRGRGGRGKQFSRWGPDRKFDGARLAENGEEEDESGSGSDASDVEYGALNDVASDDDEQQATARPYMALMQKFHDSSASSAPSAKRRKISHAEPSSRSPSPSPAQEQSEDEEEEESNSKREDIDEADEEEGGGEEDQTGGVEDAADDSDDEIDATDPFDAHFANPDQQISAPAVTAAKKGEWATSRAMIQPWRAVVVSPDTNSTDPIPQPISGLGGLKLKQKLRETAKEKMSNLDTAQKALAPLLFGYKDILYCDRSVENSHKMRQTVCLHALNHIFKTRDRVIKNNYKLSKAGDDAELELRDQGFTRPKVLFLLPTRNSCAQIMKVIQDLIEPDQQENFKRFNESYAESDEAFGADRPADFKELFGGNDDDMFRIGIKFTRKTIKYFAQFYSSDILFASPLGLRMAMGSEEEKKKPDFDFLSSIEMVVMDQADALLMQNWEHVEHIFEHLNLQPKDAHDCDFSRVRNWYLEDEAKYYRQTVILSAFNTPELAELQRVYCHNWAGRVRLQPEYPGVLGQLGVKIKQTFARFQSNTVEKDPEARFEYFTSTIIPSLVKRSKDTSGTLIFIPSYLDFVRVRNYFATADEVFSLTFGVISEYTEVREASRARSHFLTGRHKVLLYTERAHHFRRYQFSGVQRVVFYGLPDNPIFYKEIAGGYLAKSEKDMKIEPGQGTVRAIFSKYDVMKLERVAGSKRVGKMIQDRGDTFDFV
- a CDS encoding mitochondrial 54S ribosomal protein bL17m (BUSCO:EOG092D3Z9F) encodes the protein MAGGLVKYRHLSRKSSARQALLRGLVTQLVQYEHIQTTYAKAKETQRLADKLITLAKRNNEPCRRSAQGILYTPDRLLPKLFGELRSRYLAREGGYTRVVRTESKNTYDQGESAILEFVDGKKDSRFMMTAKTLARDRLLGRQSTPVTLQNVKKVTKFRDEHELEEMVQKFMILSTEGESALESSPQEDESVESAKFAEKEGAAAEAMAGDIVPKSVKSGKPVEEAKR
- a CDS encoding uncharacterized protein (BUSCO:EOG092D2RFR), whose product is MSFSSLVQELSLRDPNAPRRPGPTPSVSTFDDRASHVSRTMSGYASTAATSVSISGDIGSQLHGGYFHPLARSWQAERQLTKSMLIYPIFVTDGEDDMIHVPSLPGQYQVSIDRLTAFLEPLVHKGLRSVMLFGVPQKPGSKDILGSSADDPEGPVIQAIQLILRRFPQLFICADVCLCEYTSHGHCGILRDDSSLNNQMSVDRISDVALAYAKAGAHCVAPSDMNDGRIRAIKLKLIEEGIAHKTLLMSYSAKFSGCLYGPFRDAAGSAPSFGDRRCYQLPPGGRGLARRAIIRDMNEGADIIMVKPAGQYLDVISDAKELGKDLPIAAYQVSGEYSMIHAAAKAGVFDLKTMAFESTESILRAGATIVISYFTPNFLDWLDN
- a CDS encoding uncharacterized protein (MEROPS:MER0030133) gives rise to the protein MAAATERFLHLARPLAHTNVGLQTNIAPLSVQIQPQAVLSILDHAVRRDIRENSQSTRVIGALVGTRSEDGTEVEVRSCFAIPHTEEEDQVEVDVEYQKNMLALVLKAAPRESLLGWYTTSHELNSFSALIQNFFAAPDTGTFPHPAIHLTISTEPGQDIETRCYISAPVAVNAERAAESCLFIQVPHKMLYGDADKSALEAVASARDVESRNVPLVSDIESLGRSIEQTISLLDRVSEWANGVLDEDEEPNNALAQYLLSALSLAPKVDASQIEHDFNNHIQDVLMVSYLANTIRTQIDLSQRLAVANLVSNEKEEGKNDGEKGAQRGNKRGGRGGGRGGGQQREPREPREPTE